In the Terriglobia bacterium genome, ATTCTCCCCACCGCCGTCAAACTCCTCCAGCAGTTCCCTGCCGCCAGCCGTCGCCTCGCCCTGCTCATTGGCGCCGCCCAGGTCGAACCCGCGCGCGCCCTCGTCGGCGCCCTCACCTGGTCCGACCCCGTGCCCATCCCCGCATCCTCGCAACGCGTGTTGCTCGTCGGCAACTCGGCGTAACGGTTGCTCATTGATAAAGATTGTCATTCCGAAACACAAGAATTGTCATTCCGAGCGCAGCGAGGAATCTAGGTTTTCTTTGACCTGGAAACGTCTCATCGTAGGCGTGCCGAAATCAAGACGGCGTCGCAGGTGCCTTGGCGGGTTGCCAACATCAGCGCCGGCGCCATTCATGTGCCGTAGGCACAACCGAAAATAGCCCGGCACTTCAGTGCCGGGTTACAGACGCGACCAACTGAAGTCCCGTAGGGACGACTGAACACGTCATTGCGAACCCGCCTTCGCCGTTCCCTTCTGTTCCGCGATCCACCCATTCACCCGCGTCTCCAGCACGTCCAGCGGCAACGCGCCCGCGCCCAGCACTTCGTCGTGGAATCCGCGCACATCGAACTTCTCGCCCAACTCTTTGCGCGCCCGCTCCCGCAGCTCCAGGATCTTCAACTGCCCGATCTTGTATCCCAGCGCCTGTCCCGGCCACGCCATGTAGCGATCGGTTTCGCTCTGCACGTCCGGCTCGTCCACCGCCGAATGGGCGTGGAAGAAGTCCACCACCTGCTGCCGCGTCCACTTCTTGTAGTGGAAGCCGGTGTCCACCACCAGCCGGATGGCGCGCAGCATCTCGTCCTGCAGCCGCCCGTAATCGCTGTACGGATCCTGGTAGAATCCGACTTCCTTCCCCAGCTTCTCCGAGTACAGCGCCCATCCCTCCACATATGCGGTAAAGTGCGCATGCTGGCGGAACGGCGGCAGGCTCGGCATCTCCTGCGCGATCGAGATCTGCATGTGATGCCCCGGCACGCCCTCGTGATACGCCGTGGATTCCACCGAGATCAGCTTGCGGTGCTCAAAGTCCCCCGTGTTGACCATCACGTGCCCGGGACGCGAGCCGTCCGGCGTGCCCGGGTTGTAGTGCGTTGACGCCTCCTTCTCCCGGAATTCCTCGATCGGCCTGACCTCCAGCTTTGCCTTGGGCAGCCGCCCGAACAGTTTGGGCAGCTCCTCCCACATCTGGTCGATGTCTTTGCGGTACAAATCCACGATCTGCTGCCGCGAGTGCGCGTACAGCCGCTCGTGCAGTTTGGGATCGTTGTCCATCGCCGCGTTCAGGCTCTTGATGTCCGCGTACCCGAGCTTTTTGGCGATGGCCAGCATCTGCGTCTCGATCTCCGCCACCTGCCTCAGCCCGAGCTGGTGAATCTCCTCCGGCGTCATCGTCGTGGTGGTCACTTGCTTCACTGCGAACGCGTACCGCGCCGCCCCGTCGGGCAGCGACCACACGCCCGGCTCGCTTCTTCCCTTGGGCGCGTACTCCTCTTTCACGAACCTGGCGAATTTCACGTACGACGGCAGCACCGACACCCTCACCTGTTCCAGCACCGCGTCGCGCAGGCGCTTCTGGTCCGCCTCGCCGATCTCCGCCGGGAATTTCTCCACTGGCTGCGCGAACGGCGTCTTCTCCGCCGGCATGTCGGCGATCGCCTGCGCTTGCGTCACCACCTTCTCCAGCAGGAACTTCGGCGGCATCAGCCCGTCCCGCATGCCGTTGCGCATCTGCACCATGGTTTCGTCGAACACCCGCGGCGCCTGCTTCATGCGCGCGATGTAGTCTTCGTAATCCTTCACGTTGGTGAACGGCAACAGGGTGACGAACTGCGGTATCAGAATGTGAATGCCGGAGCCCTGGTTCACCGGCATCTCCCAACCCTTGAAGCGTTCGCCCTCCACCTCCCGCCGCAGTTGACGCACCATCAGTGCCTTGTTCAGCGCCTCCTGCTCGGGAAAGCCGGTGGTGTCAATCGCCTCGAACTGCGCCAGGAACTGCTTCGTCTGCGCCAGCTCGGCGTCGATCGCCTTCTGCGAGAAGTCGCTCAGCTTGTCGTTGTAGCGCTTGTCGCCCAGGATGGTGGCGAACTCCGGCGACGTCCGCAGGTTGTATTCCCACTGCTCCGTCAGCAGCTCGTTCAGCGCCTTGCGCCGCGCTTCCAGGTCCGACTTCGGCGCGCTCTGCGCCACCGCCGCTCCCGCCAGCATTATCACCGTCAGCAGCACCACCCCTACCACCGCATTCACTCTTCGCATGGATCTCCCTCAATGCCGTATCGGTTTTCCTTTTGCTATACGTAAGACTTTGGCAACCGGTTTCAGGTAGCAGAAAAAATGTGTGTATCGGGCCTTAGCGTTCGGCGCCCTCGCCGGGGCTCGTGGCACTAGAGGTTCAGGTGTACTTCCCGGGAAAGCCACTCTTCAACTGTCCCACACGCGCTGCCAATCTCTCGCTTCGCTTCCGCCCGAACGGATTCATAATCGGAGGCTCGCTCCTCAAAAGCATCTAACCAAGGCTGTTTAGGCAATGGCACTCGAACGTACCTTGATAGGTCATCCTTGTAAACATGCCCGCCTCTCAATCCTCTGATGCACCGTTGAACCTGATGCAAGCCAGCGGGTGACCGCAAGAACGCAGCAATAAACGAACCGTAAAGACCCTCCGGCTTCTCAGGGCGTGAGCGAATCACCATCAAATCAGCAACTGCCGCATTCATCTTTCGAATTTTTTCTGGTACGTCTCTCACGAAATCCACCTTGCGACCAACGTAATAAACTTCGTGGGCTGTGCAAGCTAGCAGAATGTCGCCAGCCCGAACATCGCCAAAAGGCTTGACGGTACCCTGCTCATAGGACACAGCCGACCAATTCACACCTGCATTCGTCAAAACACCTTGTTTGACAAAGGGAATCAATTCGTTACCGTTCCCCAAGCCACGACCGGGCGAAAGTTTGTAGTAGTCGCGCAAGAGGAAAGTGGGACTTGAAGACTGCAGCTTCTTGTCGAAGGTTCCGTATTCATGCCTGAAAAACTCAGCATCGAATCTTTCCGCGCCATCTACGTCACTCTTCTCAATCTGTGTCCAGTTAGCTTTGGTGACATCACCGTCCAAGGGACTCGGCGGGTGACCGAACGGAGCTAGAAAATCCCCCAACACCTGAGCTTGTTTCTCGACGAGCTGAAAAAATCGGGTCTGAAGAGAGACGCCTCGCTTTACAGACTCGCACACGTTGTAAAGCAGCTTGTCAGGCGGCTTGGGCACCCACACATCAAGCAAATCATCGAACGAGACCGCTGGATACATTGAGCCACGGCAGCGGCGCTTCATTTGTGTTCTGCCAAATGACGATTTAAGAAACGCAAACAGGTAGGCTTGAGGGGCATTCTTCAGTTCTTTGTCGCGTAAGAGGCTAAACCCCGAGCTTGCCAAAGCTCCCGCGCGAAGCGTACCGACCAAACTGATGGCTCCCCGATTCGGACGCACGTTGGAAACGAGCAAATCGCTTTCCCGTAATTGATACTTTGCTCGTGAAGGACGGTCCCCGTAAAGAAGGTCGTCTGCATAGGCAAGACCATCTGCTGTATCAATGGAGTCAATGTCAACGTACCCGACGACTGCGTCTTCACTGCAGAAACCATCATTCAGCGTCGGCCCGTTGTATTCCGACACAAGCTCGATGAGGGGCCAGCCGTCAATACCTCGGACTACCTTCTCTACGTCCCACCAAGACTTCCACACGTATTCAGCATCGAGACGGGCAAACGGGCCTTTCGGGCCGAAGTCAGCTTTTTGAATGATATTGACTTCCATCGCTTCCCTACTTGGCGTATGACAGCTTTTGCTTCTTTGCCCACGCTAAGAACGCATCAGCGATTTGGTCC is a window encoding:
- a CDS encoding DUF885 family protein — its product is MRRVNAVVGVVLLTVIMLAGAAVAQSAPKSDLEARRKALNELLTEQWEYNLRTSPEFATILGDKRYNDKLSDFSQKAIDAELAQTKQFLAQFEAIDTTGFPEQEALNKALMVRQLRREVEGERFKGWEMPVNQGSGIHILIPQFVTLLPFTNVKDYEDYIARMKQAPRVFDETMVQMRNGMRDGLMPPKFLLEKVVTQAQAIADMPAEKTPFAQPVEKFPAEIGEADQKRLRDAVLEQVRVSVLPSYVKFARFVKEEYAPKGRSEPGVWSLPDGAARYAFAVKQVTTTTMTPEEIHQLGLRQVAEIETQMLAIAKKLGYADIKSLNAAMDNDPKLHERLYAHSRQQIVDLYRKDIDQMWEELPKLFGRLPKAKLEVRPIEEFREKEASTHYNPGTPDGSRPGHVMVNTGDFEHRKLISVESTAYHEGVPGHHMQISIAQEMPSLPPFRQHAHFTAYVEGWALYSEKLGKEVGFYQDPYSDYGRLQDEMLRAIRLVVDTGFHYKKWTRQQVVDFFHAHSAVDEPDVQSETDRYMAWPGQALGYKIGQLKILELRERARKELGEKFDVRGFHDEVLGAGALPLDVLETRVNGWIAEQKGTAKAGSQ